The DNA segment CGCTCCCTCCCGGTGACGTTGGCCGCCATGAGGAGCGCCTCGCCCAGGGCGCTGGCGCCGTCGTAGAGCGAGGCGTTGGCCACCTCCAGGCCGGTCAGGCCGCAGATCATGGACTGGTACTCGAAGATGGACTGGAGGGTCCCCTGGCTGACCTCCGGCTGGTAGGGGGTATAGGCGGTGAGGAACTCGCCCCGGCTGACCAGGCTGTCGACCACCGCCGGCACCCAGCGGTCGTAGGCGCCCGCCCGGGATGTAGCTCATGCCCCGCCCTCCGCCTCGACCAGCGCCCGGTAGCCGTCCGCGTCCAGAAGCGCCTCCGCCTCGGACGGATCGTCCGGCTCCAGCCGGACCATCCACCCCTCCCCGTACGGCTCCTGGTTCACCTTCTCCGGACTGTCGCTCAGCGCGCCGTTCACCTCCAGCACGGTGCCGGAGAGGGGGCTGTACACGTCGGAGACCGACTTGACCGACTCGACCACGCCCAGGGACTCGCCCGCCTTCAGGTGGCGGCCCACCTCCGGCAGCTCGACGTAGACCACGTCTCCCAGCTGGGACTGCGCGTAGTCGGTGACGCCGATGCGCGCCTTGCCGCCCTCCTCGAGCCGGACCCACTCGTGCTCGCGGCTGTAGCGCAAATCCTGCGGAACCTCCACGCCCCTAGCCTCCTCACCGCGCCGCCTTGGGGCGGCGGTAGAATGGCAGCTTGACGACCTCGGCCTCCACGGGGCGCCCGCGGATGACCACCTGGAAGTGTTCGCCCGGGGCGGGCGCTTCGCCTTCGATCAGGGCGAGCGCCAGGTTGGCCTCCAGCGTCGGCGCGTAGGAGCCGCTGGTGACCACGCCGGCCTTCCGCCCGTCGCGCAGGACCTCGTAGCCGTGCCGCGCGACGCCCCGCTCCACCATGCGGAGCCCCACCAGGTGGCGGCGGAGGCCCTGCCGGCTGGCCCGCAGCAGCGCCTCGCGCCCCAGGAAGTCTTCCTTCTCCAGCTTGACGAAGCGCTGGAGGCGCGCCTCCAGCGGGTTGACCCCCTCGTTCAGCTCCTGGCCGTAGAGCGGCAGGCAGGCCTCGAAGCGGAGGGTGTCGCGGGCGCCGAGCCCCGCCGGCACCAGCCCGCGGCCCCGGCCCGCCTCCAGGAGCGCCCGCGCCAGCCGCTCGATCCGGCCGGCGTCGGCGTAGAGCTCGAAGCCGTCCTCGCCGGTGTAGCCGGTGCGGGAGACCAGCGCGCTCACCCCGGCGACGGTGACGCCGTCGAGGAAGCGGTAGCTCCCGACGGAGTGGACCGGCGCCTCGGTCAGCTCCTCCAGGATCGCCTCCGCCTCCGGCCCCTGGAGCGCGACCTGCCCCCAGCGGCCGGTCTCGTCCTCCACCTCCGCCTCGAACCGCTCCGCCAGCCGGCGCAGGTGGAGAAAGTCCTTCCCGGTGTTGGCCGCGTTGACCACCACCAGGAAGGAACCCTCCCCCCTCCGGTAGATGACCGCGTCGTCGATCACGCCCCCGTCGGCGTTGCAGAACGGGGTGTAGACCGCCTGGCCGACCTCCGCCCCGGCCAGGCGGTTGGTGGCCGCGTAGTCGAGGAGCTCGGCCGCCTGGCGGCCCCGGACGGCGATCTTGCCCATGTGCGAGACGTCGAAGAGGCCGGCGGCGCGGCGGACCGCCCGGTGCTCCTCCACGATGCCGGCGAACTGGATGGGGAGCGACCAGCCGGCGAACTCGCCCATCCGGCCTCCCAGCTCCCGCTCCCATTCCCAGAGCGGCGTGCGGTGCAGGCCGTCCGGCCCGGTCCGGCCGTTGACCGCCTCCTCGTTTCCGTTCGGCGCTGGCTCCACGTCCCATTCCCCCGCTCCTCGGGCAGGCGGCGCCGGCGTGGGAGGCACGCGGCGCCGCCTCGTCCCGGACGGTTGGCAACCCGCGCCTATCATAGCCGATGAGCGGCGGGCCGTTCGGCGCGGTGCGCCCCGGTACGCCCGGGCGCCCGCCTTCACCAGGGGCGGGCGGCTGCCCCCGCGGGGGGAAGGTGTCGCCCGAACCAGAGCCGCGTCCGGTACCAGGCGTCCTCGGCCGCCCGGGCGGAGAAGCTGGGCCGCTGGTCGCAGAAGAAGCCGTGCTCCGCCTCCGGGTAGAAGTAGATGGCGTGGGCGACGCCCGCTTCCTCCAGCACCTGGTCGATGCGGCGGACGTGCGCCTCGGGGATGGAGCGGTCGCGGCCGCCGAAGAAGCCGATCAGGGGTGGCATCTCGCGGGGGAGGCCCGCCGGGCCCGACTCCGGCAGCAGGCCCGGGACGATGCCGCCGCCGTAGTAGACGGCGGCGACCCGCAGGCGGCCCGGCCGCCGGCTGGCGAGAAGCCAGGTGAGGCGGCCGCCCATGCAGTAGCCGACCGCGCCCAGGCGCTCCGCGTCCACCTCCGGTTGCGCGGCCAGGAAGTCGAGCGCCGTCTCCAGGTCGGCGAGGACCGCTTCCTCGGTGAGGCGCGCCATCAGGGGGCGGGCGGAGGCGAAGTCGTCGTAGCCCAGTCGGAGCCAGCGCCCGTCCCGCCAGTAGAGGTCGGGTGAGACCACCGCGTAGCCCAGCCGCGCGAAGCGGAGGCAGACGTCGCGGATGTGGTCGTTGACGCCGAAGGCCTCCTGGATGACGAGGAGGCCGGGGGCCTTGCCCCCGCCGCCCGCGTCCGACGGGGCGGGCGGGACGTACCAGACCGGAAGCGGCGTGCCCTCCGGCGCACCCGGCCTGCGGGGCGCCTCGGTCTCCCGCCCCGAGACCTGAGGTTCCACGATCATGCTCTCCACCTCCCTGTTGAGTGCATTCTCGGTGGGCTCCGGCAGCGCGTCGAGCACCGGGCCGAAATCGACGGCGACCACCGCCTTCTCGCGCCACGTGATAGGCTGGTCGACGTCGGAGGACCTCCGATTCGAGTACGTGGAGGGGCCTTCTATTTTCTACGACTACAACCGCCGTCGTCGGCGGCACCCGACGCTCGGCTACATGACTCCGGAGGCGTTCGAAGGGGGGTGCCAAGGGGCGGATGGTGATGCCGAGTGCTTTCATGACCGGATTCGGGTTCGGCTTCGTGGTGGCCGCCCAGGTCGGCCCGATCTGGCTCCTATGCGCCCGTAGCGTCCTGCGCGGCGGGTTTGCGGTCGGCGTGGCCATCGGGGCCGGCGCCGCCCTGGTGGATCTGCTCTACGCAGCTCTCGGAGCAGCCGGTGCCGCCCAGGCTCTGCTCATCCCGCCGCTGCGAATGGCGCTGGGGCTATTGGGGGCCGCCGTGCTCATCTACCTCGGGGCGAAGAGCTTGTGGTCGGCTTTCCGGGTCCGAGCGGGTTTAGAAGCCGCCGAGGAAGTCTCTTCCCCGAGAGCGGCGTTTCGCACGGCTCTCGTGGCCACCGCTTCGAACCCCTTGACCATCGCTTCCTGGGCGGCGATTTTCACTGCGGCGTCGACGGCCAAGGTGGCCGGGTCTCCGATAGGTCTGATCGTGGGTGTCGGTCTGGGGTCCTTCTCGTGGTTCTTTGTCCTGTCAACCGTCGCGTCGCTCATCCGCCGCCGTATTCCCGAGAGCGGCTTGCGGATCGTGGACGGTCTGTCGGGTCTCGGCCTCGTCGGGTTCGGCTTGATACTCGGTGGAAGGAGTCTGGAGAATCGCTGAAGCCGGCATCCACGGTGTTGGCGGTAGAGCATCCGGAGGTCGTCCAGCCGCTGCGTCCCCAGACCACCCATTCCGCCTGCCGCCGCTCCTTCCGCCAGGCGACCGTGTTCGGAGAGGGGCGCCTCCGCCCCTGAAGACCCGCAGGGCCGAGCCGACGTCCCGCTCGGCCGCCCGTGCAGGTAGAACGCCAGCTATCCGAGACGTCTCGCATGCGCCGCGCGATCAGCGGCAGGATGCGGCACTCGAACCGCTCAAAGGG comes from the Bacillota bacterium genome and includes:
- the gcvH gene encoding glycine cleavage system protein GcvH codes for the protein MEVPQDLRYSREHEWVRLEEGGKARIGVTDYAQSQLGDVVYVELPEVGRHLKAGESLGVVESVKSVSDVYSPLSGTVLEVNGALSDSPEKVNQEPYGEGWMVRLEPDDPSEAEALLDADGYRALVEAEGGA
- a CDS encoding dienelactone hydrolase family protein, encoding MVAVDFGPVLDALPEPTENALNREVESMIVEPQVSGRETEAPRRPGAPEGTPLPVWYVPPAPSDAGGGGKAPGLLVIQEAFGVNDHIRDVCLRFARLGYAVVSPDLYWRDGRWLRLGYDDFASARPLMARLTEEAVLADLETALDFLAAQPEVDAERLGAVGYCMGGRLTWLLASRRPGRLRVAAVYYGGGIVPGLLPESGPAGLPREMPPLIGFFGGRDRSIPEAHVRRIDQVLEEAGVAHAIYFYPEAEHGFFCDQRPSFSARAAEDAWYRTRLWFGRHLPPAGAAARPW
- the gcvT gene encoding glycine cleavage system aminomethyltransferase GcvT, whose amino-acid sequence is MHRTPLWEWERELGGRMGEFAGWSLPIQFAGIVEEHRAVRRAAGLFDVSHMGKIAVRGRQAAELLDYAATNRLAGAEVGQAVYTPFCNADGGVIDDAVIYRRGEGSFLVVVNAANTGKDFLHLRRLAERFEAEVEDETGRWGQVALQGPEAEAILEELTEAPVHSVGSYRFLDGVTVAGVSALVSRTGYTGEDGFELYADAGRIERLARALLEAGRGRGLVPAGLGARDTLRFEACLPLYGQELNEGVNPLEARLQRFVKLEKEDFLGREALLRASRQGLRRHLVGLRMVERGVARHGYEVLRDGRKAGVVTSGSYAPTLEANLALALIEGEAPAPGEHFQVVIRGRPVEAEVVKLPFYRRPKAAR
- a CDS encoding LysE family transporter → MPSAFMTGFGFGFVVAAQVGPIWLLCARSVLRGGFAVGVAIGAGAALVDLLYAALGAAGAAQALLIPPLRMALGLLGAAVLIYLGAKSLWSAFRVRAGLEAAEEVSSPRAAFRTALVATASNPLTIASWAAIFTAASTAKVAGSPIGLIVGVGLGSFSWFFVLSTVASLIRRRIPESGLRIVDGLSGLGLVGFGLILGGRSLENR